The Brassica rapa cultivar Chiifu-401-42 chromosome A10, CAAS_Brap_v3.01, whole genome shotgun sequence genome segment CATTTAACATAATGATGAGTTCACTACGAAAGCAAGGGAATCTCGAAGGCGTCCTCAACCTCTGGGATAAGATGAAAAGCCATGGAGTTAAACCGAGTCTGATGAGTTGCAACATTGTTATTGAAACGCTATGTGAACAGGGTGAGATGGAGTTAGCAATTGACATATTACATCAAATGATGGTTATGGAGATTCATCCTAACATCACAATATACCGAATTTTTCTCGAGGCATCTTCAAAGCATAAAAGAGCAGACGTGATATTCAAAACGCACGAAAAACTCCTGAGCTGTGGAGTTAACCTCAGCAAGCAAGTCTACAATACTCTTATTGCAACTCTGTGCAAGCTAGGTATGACTAAAAAGGCAGCTATGGTGATGGAGGATATGAAAGAGAGAGGCTTTGTTCCTGATACCGTGACGTTCAACGCCCTTATGCAAGGGTACTTTGTTGGCAGTCATATAGGAAAAGCTCTTTCCACATATTACGTTATGTTGGAAGCAGGAACATCCCCCAATatagcaacctataacactaTAATAAGAGGTCTCTCTGACGCTGGGCTAATCAAAGAGGTTGAAAAATGGCTGAGTGAGATGAAGAGCAGAGGCATGCGTCCTGACGATTTTACATACAACGCTTTAATCTCTGGTCAAGCTAAGATGGGGAATAAGAAAGAAAGCATGACGCTATACTGTGAGATGATCGCCAACGGGCTGGTGCCTAGAACCAGCACTTATAATGTGCTAATCAGCGAGTTTGTTAGAGTTGGGAAGATGCCTCAGGCGAGAGAGCTAATGAAGGAGATGGGTAAGAGAAGAGTGAGCCCCAACACTTCGACTTATTGCACTATGATATCTGGTTTGTGCAAGCTTTGCACTCATCCAGAGGTTGAGTGGAATAGAAAAGCAATGTACTTGGCAGAGGCAAAGGGGTTGTTAAAAGAGATGATTGAAGAAAAGGGATATATTCCGTGTGATCAAACTGTTTACTGGATAAGCGCGGCTTTCTCTAAGCCAGGGATGAAGGTTGACGCTGAGAGGTTCTTAAAGGAGTGTTACAAGAGAAAGAATGCTCGTTCCTCAGATTCGTGAAATaggtaaattttgttttgttcttctaGTCCTAGTCTCGCTCCAAGATTCAGTTGCAACTATACTCAAATGTTTCATTTTCTCTCAGATATGCAGATTTGGCTCCAAACAGGACATCTACTGTGATTTCACAACTGGGGTTGGTACAGTGCTTCTTCAGATATGTTTCGGTTAAATCAAACTGCACGAGCCATAGCTATTTCCAGAGAACATCCTTTGAATTTCATTGTAGCAAACCTGCATGGCGGCTGCTGAATAGGCAAGACTATTGATCAAGCTGGTTTCTGGATGGAACTAGTGAGTTGTAAAGCGGCATTGAAGAAGAAATCTATGTTTCTTAATGGATTTTGCCTCAATGCAGCTTACTCTGGCCAAACAGGATGACTAAGTTCATGTTTGGTCTTTTAATGGAAGCCATACCAAAGCTTGGAGCTTGGGATTTTCTCAGGAGAAGGATGGAAGCAAGCTTCTGGAATGGTATGAAACTAAGGTTATGGAGTCAGTGAACACAAGACTGTTCTCAATCCTACTCCTTGCTTGGGAAATCTACACTACACTATTGTTTCTTTTTGCTCAGAAAGTCATCAATAAACCATAGCTATATGAATTATCACAATAATTGATATCTCAGAtgaataattattttcatttgtttaACAGTGTTGTCAGAATCAgagatttttttcttctgaatccCAAAATTTTTCAAATAATCAAGAATCATAAAGGATAGGTTTCAAATATAACTTCAAAGAACAGAGGTGCTGCTTATGTTCTGCAGCTGCCTTGAGCTCCAGCTAGCTGTTGTAGGGGAAGACGGGAGAATAATCGTCGGAATACGCTTGCTCTCCTCCACAAAAGGAAAGTCTGTCGTGTAATGCAGACCGCGGCTTTCATGTCTCGCCAACGCGCTGCTCACAACAAGCTTAGCACAACAGAACAAGTTTCTCATCTCACAAGCCTCAAGAGCCACCACCGTCTGCTCCCATCCATGTTCAAACAAGAACGTCTCCCATTTCGCCTCTAACTCCGCGATCTTCCTCTCAGCAGTGTTAAGCCTAGTGGTTGACCTGACGATACCAACGTACTTCCACATCACTCCCTGAAGCTCTCTCCTCACTTCTCTAGTCAACGCTAGTATCTTTGATATAACATCCTCTCCTAGAGATCTAGCTGTGGCAACAACAGGCCTTGTCCACTTCTCCGATGCGCTTACGTCAAGTCTCGTGGACTTCATGAGATCGGTGGAAGGCTGAACAGCGCGTCTAGCGAACACCAGAGCTTCTAAAAGCGAGTTACTAGCGAGCCGGTTGGCCCCGTGGAGACCAGTACACGCCACTTCACCTGCCACAAACAATCCAAGGACATTGGTTTCGCCTTGTAGACCAGCGCGGACGCCTCCACACATGTAATGAGCCGCGGGGACGACGGGGATAGGCTGGCGCGTGATGTCGAGGCCGTGTTTAAGACACTCGGAAGCTATGTTGGGGAAATGAGCGAGGATCTTTTCTCTCGGCTTATGGCTTATGTCGAGCAACACGTACTTCTCTTTACGTTTCTTGAGCTGGTCGTCGATGCTTCTCGCGACCACGTCTCTTGGTGCTAGCTCGGCTCGCTCGTCGTAGGCGGGCATGAACCGCTCCATTGCTAGATTGTAGAGGATGCCGCCGTCTCCTCTCACGGCTTCGGTGATGAGGAAGGCGTTTTCTCTGGCGGTTTGTGGTTTGATGGGAAGACCTTCGTCGGCTAAAGCGGTGGGATGAAACTGCACAAACCTACCAAAAGACAAAACATAAGTTCCATTGTCAACAAGTTTAGTTCAAACTCTTTTAGGTGGTTTACTTACTCCATGTTGGAGATCACAGCTTGAGCTCTATGAGCCATAGCCATGCCATCTCCAGTAGCCACCTATACAACAAAACATAAAGATTGAAATCCATATGTGGACCCATGGTAGTTTCTACAAATCTATTTGTGAACCTAGTCATGGGCATATTATCCGAAACATGGAAATCTAACCAAAAATAATGGATATcctaatattcaaaatataataaaaatcttattttttatatatatgcaaatataatttataaataaaaatatcaaaagaaaCTCGAATTACCCTAATATTTTTTCGGTTTTACGGATTTAACTTGAGTTTTCGaggattctttatttttttgctttaaacCGAACCACCCGAGCTATTTATAATTCGGTTTCACTTcgggttttataaaaaaatagaaaccccAACCCGATCCAGAAAATAATTGGTTTCTAAACGGATCCTAAACACCTTAACCCGAATAACGTGAGCCAACctgaaccgaaaaccgaaaaccgaatccCATAAAACACAAAGTTGTTTTGTAACTAAAAGAGTCTAAAGACAATCTTACAAGAGGGTTGGTGGTTGATGGATAGATATGCCCAGCTCCTCCTGAAGCAAGCAATGTCACCTTCGATATAAAACGTACTACCTGAAGAAAAC includes the following:
- the LOC103846459 gene encoding L-aspartate oxidase, chloroplastic — its product is MAAYVSVGNIHDLFLSGQGYKGHDSWSSGFTFRANSFKDLSWSSGVSKALKAERCGCYSRVVSTFNESSKINTSIRAVSSSTKYYDFTVIGSGVAGLRYALEVAKQGTVAVITKDEPHESNTNYAQGGVSAVLCPLDSVESHMQDTMVAGAHLCDEETVRVVCTEGPERIRELIAMGASFDHGEDGNLHLAREGGHSHRRIVHAADMTGREIERALLEAVLNDPNISVFKHHFAIDLLTSQDGLDTVCHGVDTLNIKTNEVVRFISKVTLLASGGAGHIYPSTTNPLVATGDGMAMAHRAQAVISNMEFVQFHPTALADEGLPIKPQTARENAFLITEAVRGDGGILYNLAMERFMPAYDERAELAPRDVVARSIDDQLKKRKEKYVLLDISHKPREKILAHFPNIASECLKHGLDITRQPIPVVPAAHYMCGGVRAGLQGETNVLGLFVAGEVACTGLHGANRLASNSLLEALVFARRAVQPSTDLMKSTRLDVSASEKWTRPVVATARSLGEDVISKILALTREVRRELQGVMWKYVGIVRSTTRLNTAERKIAELEAKWETFLFEHGWEQTVVALEACEMRNLFCCAKLVVSSALARHESRGLHYTTDFPFVEESKRIPTIILPSSPTTASWSSRQLQNISSTSVL